The Chloroflexota bacterium region CGCAAGGCCGCCTCACCATCGCTGAGCAAGCCGCCCGATACCTCGACCGCAACTTCCAGCAGTCCCTCGACCTGCTAGAAAGGACGGCCTCCCTTGAGCCCAGCGATCTCCATCAAGACGATGGTCCTAAATCAGCCAGGATGATGCTCAAGGACCTCTATCACTATTCCGGCATCTTTAGCGGTGGCATCGTTCTTATTAACACCGGGGGCACAGTACTCTTGACCGAACCCTACTCCCCCCAAACAATAGGGTCGAATGTTCTAGAACTTCCCTACATCAATACCATCCTCCTTTCAGGAAGAGGTGGTATCGCCGGCCCGGTCGCCTCTCTAGTCAACCAAAGGGCGGCCCTCTCCCTTACCACTCCTCTCCGAGATAGCGCCGGCCGCATCTCAGGGGTGATCATCGGGTACATTGACCTCACCCAGCCCAGCCTCGCCGACCTCATCCAGCCTTTAGCTCCAGGGAAGACCGGTTACGCTCAGATCATCGATATGAACGGGACTATTCTAGCCAGCACCAGTGCGGAGCGCTTGTTTGAGCGCAGCGATCACGGTGGCCGTTTCGCTGCCCTCATCAGCGAGAGGAAAACGATGGTGGGAACGTGCCACGATTGTCACCATGTCGGTGGGAATCAGGCTAGAAGTGAGGAATTGCTGGCCTTTGCCCCCTTATCTACTGTTCCCTGGGGTGTAACTATCCAACAGAGCGAAGAGGAGGCTTTCGCCCCCACCAAAAGGTTCCAGTGGCAAATGTTAGCCTTCGGCATAATTGCCCTCCTGAGCGCTATACTGCTGGCCTGGGCGACCACCCGTAGCGTGGTGCATCCCTTGAATGCCCTTACTGTAGCGGCCCATAGGATTACCGCTGGCCAGCTCGATGGCCAGCTTACAGTAGGAGGAGCTGATGAGATTGGGAGGCTGAGCCGTGCCTTCGAGGAAATGAGAGGGAGATTGAAGAGGTCCCGGGAAGAAATAGAGGCATGGAATAGGGAGCTGGAAAATAGAGTGAAGCAGCGAACAAGAGAGCTGGCCGCCTTATTGGAGATCGCTATGACGTTGACCACCAGCTTTGATCTGGAAACCCTCTTCGCCAAGGTGTTAGAGAGGGCTGTAGACGCCTTCGACGTCGCCGACGCAGGAGCCCTTTTCCTGTATGATCCAGAAAAGGAGGCCTTGGTAGCTAAGTCCTCTCTTGGCTATCAAGTGGAGCCACTCTCTCAAGCAAGATTGAAGCCGGGCGAGGCCATCGTAGGTAAGACCTTTCAGGCCGGACAGGCTATGCTTTACTGTACCCCTCGGGATGTGGCCCTCGCCATCGAAAACATGAGCAGCGAAAACCAAATCCTTTTTGAAAGAGCACGAACCGGTTTACGCCAGCCACAAAGCGCCATATGCGCCCCCCTGCAAGCCCACGACGGCAGCAGTGGGTGCCTTCTCCTGATCAATTTGAGACAGCCGGGTGCCTTCCAGCCGGAAGACCTGCAACTGTTACAGGCTATAGCGGCCCACATCGCTATCGTCCTGGAGAACGCTCGCTTACTCAAGGAAGCTAGTCAAGCCAAAGCTTGGGAGGAGGCTGACCGATTAAAATCGGAGTTTCTAATGGCCATCTCTCATGATCTGCTCACTCCCCTTACCTCAATCAAGGCCTCGACCGATCTCCTCCTGGCAGAGAAAGCGGATGGCTTCAGCGAAGC contains the following coding sequences:
- a CDS encoding ATP-binding protein, translating into MFLPTFLSRMGLQKKIILYVLLGMALNLSFFTFLAMRSINESISEITQGRLTIAEQAARYLDRNFQQSLDLLERTASLEPSDLHQDDGPKSARMMLKDLYHYSGIFSGGIVLINTGGTVLLTEPYSPQTIGSNVLELPYINTILLSGRGGIAGPVASLVNQRAALSLTTPLRDSAGRISGVIIGYIDLTQPSLADLIQPLAPGKTGYAQIIDMNGTILASTSAERLFERSDHGGRFAALISERKTMVGTCHDCHHVGGNQARSEELLAFAPLSTVPWGVTIQQSEEEAFAPTKRFQWQMLAFGIIALLSAILLAWATTRSVVHPLNALTVAAHRITAGQLDGQLTVGGADEIGRLSRAFEEMRGRLKRSREEIEAWNRELENRVKQRTRELAALLEIAMTLTTSFDLETLFAKVLERAVDAFDVADAGALFLYDPEKEALVAKSSLGYQVEPLSQARLKPGEAIVGKTFQAGQAMLYCTPRDVALAIENMSSENQILFERARTGLRQPQSAICAPLQAHDGSSGCLLLINLRQPGAFQPEDLQLLQAIAAHIAIVLENARLLKEASQAKAWEEADRLKSEFLMAISHDLLTPLTSIKASTDLLLAEKADGFSEAEAKLLHNISRNTERLKGLVADLLDMAWLQSRQVNLRLEPLDLKQVIGDVSELFKPLMVAKEQTLDLALSLTLLPVRADRRRVEQILTNLLSNAHRYTPRGGSIRIAAHAGDGDIIVQVSDTGPGIPLAEREHIFMKFYRGRRAKTAPRGGTGLGLSIAKAIVELHGGRIWLGDETEQGTTIFFTLPQGGDDESPGSR